A single Cannabis sativa cultivar Pink pepper isolate KNU-18-1 chromosome 7, ASM2916894v1, whole genome shotgun sequence DNA region contains:
- the LOC115696411 gene encoding uncharacterized protein LOC115696411 produces the protein MVKLGYHLAETIDKNNDSSTFSSNSNWWKRLWALKLPKKVKIFVWRVINDDLPTAVNLLHRKVIQSSACSLCNCSRETLVHALFLCTRAQQVWSLLPSFTAVPNISQLNGFEIFSSLAAATSNSDLERILCRMWSIWTERNMETHGTKPKLASLICTFADNYVQQYINSSLQQTSLESSSSAQSCSSSMEQNNGNTCPTVTVK, from the coding sequence ATGGTGAAGTTAGGATATCATTTGGCCGAGACCATTGACAAGAATAACGATTCATCTACATTCTCTTCCAATAGCAACTGGTGGAAGCGACTTTGGGCTCTCAAGCTCCCTAAAAAAGTCAAAATTTTTGTTTGGAGAGTGATTAATGATGATTTGCCTACTGCTGTTAATCTTTTGCACAGGAAAGTCATTCAATCTAGTGCTTGTTCATTATGCAATTGCTCAAGAGAGACTTTGGTTCATGCTCTTTTTCTGTGTACTCGAGCTCAACAGGTTTGGTCTCTGTTACCTTCTTTCACGGCTGTTCCGAATATTTCCCAACTGAAtggatttgaaattttttcttccCTTGCTGCTGCCACTTCGAACTCTGACTTGGAGAGAATTTTGTGTCGTATGTGGAGTATATGGACTGAAAGAAATATGGAGACTCATGGCACTAAACCGAAACTGGCCTCCCTTATTTGCACTTTTGCTGACAATTATGTTCAACAATACATTAATTCCTCTTTGCAGCAAACCTCATTAGAGTCAAGCTCTTCTGCTCAGTCTTGTTCAAGCAGTATGGAGCAAAATAATGGGAACACTTGTCCTACTGTCACAGTCAAATGA
- the LOC115696412 gene encoding wall-associated receptor kinase-like 20 — protein MENNTRNLFFLLTLFPLTCLSLSRAPTPRAANSRQCENCGPTLVPYPLSTRPGCGDYALYKIRCTAGALWLDTVNESAYPITSVNPVTRRLTIRPAGIAANSCVSTDFRSRGIQLDHNSSFKVAAGNTILLLNCTNLYVRRQRPPVDCTANGLCHRYVKDNLVVPCMKTASCCSLKVGVSNVGEYGFGVKIGGDECSAYQSFVTSGPAAMAKMPAEKWPEPEMELEWGLPSEPICEGSLDCMNLMNSKCLVDPVRVGQKRCFCDIGFKWDPMYGLCAQIQTAKCSIDRHGKGCKIMKKKKSKKIAELIFFFFLNTVLAGAVCGVVPTIIVMGILLYKKLNQSNSKKEAIKTLVKERELSLQSKTSGKSARIFTGKEIVKATNNFCKSNLVGSGGFGEVFKGIFDDGTITAIKRAKFGNTKGTEQILNEVRILCQVNHRRLVRLLGCCVDLDLPLLISEFIPNGTLFDHLHCHSSKKYAPIKWILRLQIAHQTAEGLAYLHSAAMPPIYHRDVKSSNILLDEKLDAKISDFGLSRLVEEQQSKANNNNSEIEDNNIFTCAQGTLGYLDPEYHRNFQLTDKSDVYSFGVVLLEILTAMKAIDFNRDEEDVNLAVYVKKMIKEERLMEAVDPMLKEGSSKIELETMKALGLLAAACLNDQRQNRPSMKEVADEIEYLITIVSQTTKFIN, from the exons ATGGAGAACAACACTAGAAATCTCTTCTTCCTACTAACACTATTCCCCCTCACGTGCCTCTCACTCTCACGTGCCCCAACTCCACGAGCTGCTAATTCGCGCCAATGCGAGAACTGTGGCCCGACTCTGGTTCCGTACCCGCTAAGTACCCGACCCGGTTGCGGTGACTACGCTCTCTACAAAATACGTTGCACCGCCGGGGCTCTATGGCTCGACACCGTTAATGAGTCGGCTTACCCGATCACCTCGGTCAACCCGGTCACTCGGCGATTAACGATTCGACCCGCCGGTATCGCCGCCAATTCTTGTGTATCTACTGATTTTCGTAGCCGAGGAATTCAGCTCGACCACAATTCCTCGTTCAAAGTCGCCGCCGGTAATACAATCTTGCTACTAAACTGTACGAATTTATACGTTCGCCGCCAGCGTCCGCCGGTCGATTGTACGGCGAACGGCCTTTGCCACCGTTATGTGAAGGATAATTTGGTTGTTCCGTGCATGAAAACGGCCTCGTGTTGTTCGCTTAAGGTTGGGGTTTCGAACGTTGGGGAATATGGATTTGGGGTGAAAATTGGAGGAGATGAGTGCTCGGCATACCAGAGCTTTGTGACGTCTGGGCCGGCGGCGATGGCGAAGATGCCTGCTGAGAAGTGGCCGGAACCGGAGATGGAGTTAGAATGGGGTTTGCCGAGTGAGCCCATTTGTGAAGGGTCATTGGACTGTATGAACTTGATGAACTCAAAGTGTTTGGTTGATCCGGTTAGAGTTGGACAGAAGAGATGTTTTTGTGATATTGGATTCAAGTGGGATCCTATGTATGGGTTGTGTGCTCAAATTCAGA CTGCGAAGTGCAGTATTGATCGACATGGAAAGGGGtgcaaaattatgaagaagaaaaagtcaAAGAAGATTGCTG aattgattttttttttttttctcaacacAGTTTTGGCGGGAGCAGTTTGTGGAGTAGTACCAACCATAATAGTGATGGGAATTTTGTTGTACAAAAAACTAAACCAATCGAATTCGAAGAAAGAAGCAATAAAAACTCTAGTCAAAGAGCGAGAACTCAGTCTCCAATCCAAAACAAGTGGCAAATCTGCCAGAATCTTCACCGGAAAAGAGATCGTCAAAGCCACTAACAACTTTTGCAAGTCCAATCTCGTCGGCTCCGGCGGCTTCGGCGAGGTCTTCAAAGGAATCTTTGACGACGGAACCATCACCGCCATCAAACGCGCCAAGTTCGGAAATACCAAAGGAACTGAGCAGATCCTAAATGAGGTCAGAATCCTCTGTCAAGTAAACCACCGTAGATTGGTGCGTCTCCTCGGTTGTTGTGTAGATCTTGATCTTCCTCTCCTGATCTCTGAATTTATCCCCAATGGTACTCTTTTCGACCACCTCCATTGTCATAGCTCCAAAAAGTATGCTCCGATCAAGTGGATCCTCCGCCTCCAAATCGCTCACCAAACTGCAGAAGGCCTAGCTTACCTCCACTCCGCCGCCATGCCTCCAATCTACCACCGTGATGTCAAATCAAGCAATATCTTGCTAGACGAGAAGCTTGATGCAAAGATCTCCGATTTTGGACTCTCCAGATTGGTTGAAGAACAACAAAGCAAAgctaacaataataatagtgAAATAGAGGATAATAATATTTTCACTTGTGCTCAAGGGACATTGGGTTATCTAGATCCAGAATACCATCGAAACTTCCAACTAACTGATAAGAGCGATGTGTATAGTTTTGGGGTTGTGTTGCTAGAGATTTTGACGGCCATGAAAGCAATCGATTTCAATAGAGATGAGGAGGATGTGAATCTGGCTGTGTATGTGAAGAAGATGATAAAGGAAGAGAGATTGATGGAAGCAGTGGATCCGATGCTGAAAGAAGGAAGTTCAAAGATTGAGTTGGAGACAATGAAGGCATTGGGGTTGTTGGCGGCGGCTTGTTTGAACGATCAACGACAGAATCGACCATCGATGAAGGAGGTCGCCGATGAGATTGAGTACCTTATCACTATCGTTTCACAGACTACTAagtttataaattag